A DNA window from Paenibacillus andongensis contains the following coding sequences:
- a CDS encoding sn-glycerol-1-phosphate dehydrogenase: MSEILDAWLGRGFECACGQRHEVPIRSIVIEREALVQVAGYVKEAGYGEVTLVADGRTYQAAGEKLRVLLEAAQVKVSLSVLRENAMGEVAADEEAIVQVMLDTPLSSKVLVAVGAGTVHDIVRFVAHRTKRPFLSVPTAPSVDGFASVGAPLIIRGFKMTIPACAPEAIFADLAVLAKAPQAMIAAGLGDMLGKHTSLADWSLGRVLLGEHYCELSARLTLEAVELCTAHLDEIAQRTDLGLLRLMEGLILSGLSMLLVGHSRPASGAEHHLSHYWEMVLLQQRRRALLHGAKVGVATVLMAQRYEALRGLTADAAAARLAQGQVPSELADAVRIRQVYGDMAEQVIAENFPANGTAVDAHALKARIAEKWGDVQAIARAVPLPSQLIAWLEAVQGPVTPEQLGVEPELVEASLQDALFVRNRFTILRLQRLL, translated from the coding sequence ATGAGTGAGATTTTGGATGCCTGGCTGGGACGAGGCTTCGAATGTGCATGTGGTCAACGGCATGAAGTGCCGATTCGGAGCATTGTTATTGAACGGGAGGCGCTAGTTCAGGTAGCCGGGTATGTGAAAGAAGCCGGCTATGGGGAAGTGACGCTTGTCGCGGACGGGAGGACGTATCAAGCGGCTGGAGAGAAGCTGCGCGTGCTGCTGGAAGCCGCGCAGGTGAAGGTGAGCCTGAGCGTGCTTCGTGAGAACGCGATGGGGGAAGTGGCGGCCGATGAAGAAGCGATTGTCCAGGTGATGCTGGACACGCCGCTTTCATCCAAGGTGTTGGTTGCCGTGGGCGCGGGCACCGTCCACGACATCGTGCGCTTCGTGGCGCATCGCACGAAGCGGCCGTTCTTGTCTGTGCCGACGGCGCCGTCAGTGGACGGCTTTGCGTCAGTAGGCGCGCCGCTCATCATCCGCGGCTTCAAGATGACGATCCCGGCCTGCGCGCCGGAGGCCATCTTCGCCGACCTCGCGGTTCTGGCGAAGGCGCCGCAGGCGATGATCGCGGCCGGCCTCGGCGATATGCTCGGCAAGCACACGTCGCTGGCCGACTGGTCGCTAGGCCGTGTGCTCCTCGGCGAGCACTACTGCGAGCTGAGCGCTCGGTTGACGCTGGAGGCCGTGGAGCTCTGCACGGCTCATTTGGACGAGATCGCGCAGCGCACCGATCTCGGTTTGCTTCGCTTGATGGAAGGCCTGATTCTATCGGGCCTTTCCATGCTCTTGGTCGGCCACTCGCGGCCGGCCTCCGGGGCTGAGCACCATCTCTCCCACTATTGGGAGATGGTGCTTCTGCAGCAGCGCCGCCGGGCGCTGCTGCACGGCGCGAAGGTCGGCGTCGCGACCGTGCTCATGGCACAGCGCTATGAGGCGCTGCGAGGGCTCACGGCCGACGCGGCCGCTGCGCGCCTAGCGCAAGGCCAAGTCCCCAGCGAGCTTGCGGATGCGGTGCGCATCCGGCAGGTCTATGGGGACATGGCCGAGCAGGTCATCGCCGAGAATTTTCCGGCGAATGGCACGGCTGTGGATGCGCACGCGCTGAAGGCGCGCATCGCGGAGAAGTGGGGCGATGTGCAGGCCATCGCCCGAGCGGTCCCGCTGCCATCGCAGCTCATCGCATGGCTCGAGGCCGTGCAGGGACCGGTAACGCCGGAGCAGCTCGGTGTGGAGCCGGAGCTGGTGGAGGCGTCCCTGCAGGATGCGCTTTTCGTGCGCAACCGATTCACGATCCTACGTTTACAGCGTCTGCTATAG
- a CDS encoding DUF2161 domain-containing phosphodiesterase encodes MEHILAAIVVTREEIINLMPIQTETELYAPIKQYFEQRGYTVRAEIKHCDLVAIRGDETPIIVELKKSFNIPLLVQGIDRLRLTDQVYVAFELPNKGRAPHRLQWEEIRRLCRMLGLGVLTVQFFKRKQPAVDLVCEPTPYLLRPNKRAALKVVNEFHERSGDYNVGGSSQQKLMTAYREKSLHCAYLMRQHGPLSPRQLRDYTSNKAVSSLLQKNYYRWFVRQSRGIYHITPLGEQALAEYAHVVTAFPGAETSDTTKILSTINP; translated from the coding sequence ATGGAACACATTCTGGCTGCAATTGTTGTAACTAGAGAGGAGATCATTAACCTCATGCCTATCCAAACAGAAACGGAGCTTTATGCACCGATTAAACAATATTTCGAGCAGCGAGGATACACCGTCCGCGCCGAGATTAAGCATTGCGACTTAGTTGCCATTCGCGGTGATGAGACGCCAATCATTGTCGAATTGAAAAAAAGCTTCAATATTCCGCTCCTCGTGCAAGGCATCGATCGCTTGCGCCTGACGGATCAGGTCTATGTCGCTTTCGAGCTTCCCAATAAAGGACGTGCGCCGCATCGACTGCAATGGGAAGAGATTCGACGTTTATGCCGCATGCTCGGCCTAGGTGTCCTGACTGTCCAATTTTTCAAACGCAAACAGCCCGCAGTGGATCTCGTCTGCGAGCCTACTCCCTATCTATTACGCCCAAATAAGCGCGCTGCCTTGAAAGTCGTCAACGAATTTCATGAACGAAGCGGGGATTACAACGTCGGAGGCAGCTCTCAGCAGAAGCTCATGACTGCCTATCGCGAGAAATCACTTCATTGCGCCTACCTCATGCGTCAGCATGGACCACTCAGTCCTCGTCAGCTTCGCGATTACACAAGCAATAAAGCCGTGAGCTCCCTGCTTCAAAAAAACTACTATCGCTGGTTCGTACGCCAAAGCCGCGGCATTTATCATATTACCCCACTTGGGGAGCAGGCGTTAGCAGAGTATGCCCATGTTGTAACTGCTTTTCCAGGGGCGGAAACGTCCGACACGACTAAAATCTTATCTACTATTAACCCTTAA
- a CDS encoding NAD(P)/FAD-dependent oxidoreductase produces the protein MERYDSLIVGGGIAGLQAAIQLGRYEHRVLVIDAGYGRSTLCKSYHNLLGWPDGVSGEELRRLGRLQAEKLGVTFANDEVVQAVNKGKPGDGFELWGKSGKGYEAPTLLLATGLLDRIPELPNLKNCLGLTVYVCPDCDGYEIKNKQTIVMGSGDSGAGMALTLSTRTDKLTYVNHEQKAVKSELLAKLKEKRITYVAEDIDAVMAEESGLFRGVVLANGERIAADRGFIAFGGNEVKSDLARQLGAERLENRHIVTDPRSKMTSVPFVWAAGDVGVHAEQVTIAMGEGAQAAIWMNKALLMLKEEANIHRVVVRS, from the coding sequence ATGGAGCGGTATGACAGCCTGATTGTTGGCGGAGGTATTGCTGGACTTCAAGCGGCAATTCAATTAGGGAGATATGAGCATCGTGTGCTTGTTATTGACGCCGGCTATGGCCGGTCTACCTTATGTAAAAGCTATCATAACCTTTTGGGGTGGCCGGATGGTGTATCGGGTGAAGAGCTTCGCCGACTAGGGAGGCTTCAAGCTGAGAAGCTGGGTGTAACTTTCGCTAATGATGAAGTCGTACAAGCTGTAAACAAAGGTAAACCTGGAGATGGATTTGAGCTATGGGGGAAGTCGGGTAAGGGATATGAAGCTCCAACTTTACTCTTGGCTACAGGACTTTTGGACCGTATTCCCGAGCTGCCCAATCTGAAAAACTGTCTAGGGTTAACTGTTTACGTCTGTCCAGATTGTGATGGCTATGAGATTAAAAACAAACAGACTATTGTGATGGGTTCTGGTGATTCAGGAGCGGGAATGGCCCTGACGCTTAGTACGCGTACGGACAAGCTTACCTATGTGAATCATGAGCAGAAAGCTGTGAAGAGCGAGCTTTTAGCAAAGTTGAAGGAAAAGAGAATCACCTATGTCGCGGAAGATATTGATGCGGTGATGGCAGAAGAGAGTGGCTTATTTCGCGGTGTTGTTTTGGCAAATGGGGAGCGAATCGCTGCGGATCGCGGGTTTATCGCCTTCGGCGGGAATGAAGTGAAGTCGGATTTGGCACGGCAATTAGGCGCGGAGCGATTGGAGAATCGCCACATTGTTACTGATCCCCGCAGTAAAATGACGAGTGTGCCCTTCGTCTGGGCAGCTGGGGACGTAGGTGTTCATGCGGAGCAAGTGACGATTGCCATGGGAGAAGGGGCGCAGGCCGCGATCTGGATGAACAAAGCACTGCTGATGTTAAAGGAAGAAGCGAACATACATCGCGTTGTAGTTCGCTCTTAA
- a CDS encoding MFS transporter has protein sequence MIIRIRSWLHSRGNSLPREKHLSREAVISLIIHSTFQFGASMSGVFLNLYLWRLTHSVVVNGTYSMIVFILTPIGFALGGLMIKKKDRMVSYRLGIMLIGLFYLSVILAGEKLVEYYILFAIFNGLASAFYWVGYLTLMYDVSNEQNRIRYLAFNMIFFTAATLAGPALAGFIIRLKEGLSGYTIVFSIAFCMFLLAALISLKIKASSGHHRVYYLKLTGLIMKKERDWLKALFGFLGMGLLQGTMLFLPNILLFKVMPREDIVGYLGVLYSSLSIVMGIFISKYANASKARLYLAISTLGYLIGVSFLLGSVNVWTVVGFMILHSIFAPLQGNTMTGYYYGLIAKLPLKGQLKVESVVVREFFLNVGRVISIICLISFGSDMDGGLIPWILMIAAMSQIALVWSIKNQ, from the coding sequence ATGATAATCAGAATCAGGTCTTGGCTGCATAGCAGAGGAAATTCACTTCCGCGTGAGAAGCATTTGTCTCGTGAGGCCGTAATTTCATTAATTATTCATTCTACTTTTCAGTTTGGCGCTTCCATGTCGGGCGTGTTCTTAAACTTATACTTATGGCGGTTAACGCACAGTGTCGTAGTGAATGGTACATACAGTATGATCGTTTTCATCTTGACACCGATTGGCTTTGCCCTTGGCGGCCTCATGATTAAGAAGAAAGACCGGATGGTATCGTATCGTCTAGGTATCATGCTCATAGGTCTTTTCTATTTGAGCGTCATTCTAGCTGGGGAAAAACTGGTCGAATATTATATATTATTTGCCATTTTTAATGGACTTGCCAGTGCTTTTTACTGGGTAGGTTATTTAACTCTGATGTATGATGTGTCTAACGAACAGAACCGGATTCGCTATCTGGCATTTAATATGATTTTTTTCACAGCAGCAACCTTAGCAGGGCCGGCGCTTGCCGGATTCATTATCCGTTTAAAAGAAGGCCTTAGCGGTTACACCATCGTCTTCTCTATTGCGTTCTGTATGTTCTTACTAGCTGCGCTGATTTCATTGAAAATTAAAGCTTCAAGTGGACATCATCGCGTTTATTACTTGAAACTGACTGGTCTTATAATGAAGAAAGAACGTGACTGGTTGAAAGCGCTATTTGGATTCCTGGGAATGGGCTTGCTTCAAGGAACAATGCTTTTCTTGCCGAATATTCTGCTTTTCAAGGTGATGCCACGTGAAGATATTGTCGGCTATCTCGGTGTATTATACTCAAGTCTATCGATCGTAATGGGCATTTTTATATCCAAATATGCAAATGCTAGTAAAGCTCGTCTATATTTAGCGATATCAACACTCGGCTACCTTATTGGTGTTTCATTTTTACTAGGGAGTGTTAATGTATGGACCGTTGTAGGCTTCATGATTTTGCACTCTATTTTCGCTCCGCTGCAAGGGAATACAATGACAGGCTATTATTATGGCCTCATTGCGAAGCTGCCGCTTAAAGGCCAATTGAAAGTAGAAAGTGTTGTTGTTAGGGAATTTTTCTTAAATGTTGGACGTGTGATTTCTATTATTTGTTTAATCTCATTTGGCAGTGATATGGATGGGGGCTTAATCCCATGGATTTTAATGATTGCAGCGATGTCACAAATTGCCCTGGTATGGTCGATTAAGAATCAATGA